From the genome of Nitrospira lenta, one region includes:
- the thiE gene encoding thiamine phosphate synthase, with the protein MRTAHSLHLLTGLYLILDPSVASTRSLRDALRQSAQAGVKIVQYRNKNASMKEAYAEALPLRKLAEELGVLFIVNDRCDLALAVDADGVHLGQGDLPLDLARKVMGPDKLIGISTHNADQVREASAGKPDYLGFGPIFKPGSKQDHDPVVGIEGLRAIRTLTSLPVFAIGGIAVENVGDVMKAGANGVAVISAILKAPDIKQTVSEFLSQMPAPAS; encoded by the coding sequence ATGCGAACCGCACATTCTCTTCATCTACTCACCGGGCTCTACCTCATTCTCGATCCGTCGGTGGCATCGACCAGATCGTTACGTGATGCGCTACGGCAATCCGCTCAAGCCGGGGTGAAGATCGTTCAATACCGCAATAAGAACGCCTCAATGAAAGAGGCTTACGCGGAAGCGTTGCCACTCAGGAAGCTTGCGGAGGAGTTGGGCGTCCTGTTCATTGTGAATGACCGCTGCGATTTGGCGCTGGCGGTGGATGCGGACGGGGTACATCTGGGACAGGGAGATCTACCACTCGATCTTGCGAGAAAGGTGATGGGACCGGACAAGCTAATCGGCATCTCGACTCACAATGCCGATCAGGTTCGGGAGGCGAGTGCCGGTAAGCCGGACTATCTCGGGTTCGGTCCGATCTTCAAACCGGGCTCAAAGCAGGATCACGATCCGGTCGTAGGGATTGAAGGCCTGCGGGCGATTCGTACACTCACGTCATTGCCGGTCTTTGCCATCGGCGGGATTGCAGTGGAGAACGTCGGTGACGTAATGAAGGCAGGCGCGAACGGAGTCGCCGTCATCTCGGCCATTCTGAAAGCACCGGACATCAAGCAAACAGTCAGCGAGTTCCTCTCACAGATGCCAGCACCAGCTTCGTAA
- the bioD gene encoding dethiobiotin synthase: MTALFITATDTGVGKTLTTATLAVALRRRGLSVGVMKPVETGVVKGRPSDAGRLVQAAQVSDALDLVRPYSFRLPVAPLDAARAERRTIKISTIVQAYRKLQALHDLLLVEGAGGVHVPITSTVDVLDLIEKLKAPVLVVGRAGLGGVNHAMLTLNALRACKIPILALVLNQTVPAKTPVARRQERSTLELLRESAGVPVIGPLPYMAGVDARYDWAVGKLAASSEMKKLTKLVLASVRGTR, from the coding sequence ATGACGGCTCTCTTTATCACGGCGACTGATACCGGTGTGGGAAAGACCCTGACAACGGCAACGCTGGCCGTGGCCTTGCGCCGTCGTGGACTATCTGTGGGCGTGATGAAGCCGGTCGAAACCGGTGTGGTGAAAGGCCGACCCTCCGATGCCGGTCGGCTCGTACAGGCGGCGCAGGTCTCGGATGCCCTCGATCTTGTCCGGCCCTATTCTTTCCGGCTTCCGGTTGCGCCGCTGGATGCCGCCCGGGCTGAACGGCGAACGATCAAGATCTCGACGATCGTGCAGGCGTATCGCAAGCTGCAAGCACTGCATGATCTCCTATTGGTTGAGGGCGCGGGTGGTGTGCATGTGCCGATCACTTCAACGGTCGATGTGCTGGATTTGATCGAGAAGCTGAAGGCCCCGGTGCTGGTTGTCGGACGAGCCGGACTTGGCGGAGTGAATCACGCCATGCTCACGCTCAATGCATTACGTGCGTGCAAGATTCCGATCCTTGCACTGGTATTGAATCAAACGGTTCCAGCGAAAACCCCTGTGGCACGACGACAGGAACGTTCGACCCTAGAATTGCTGCGGGAGTCTGCCGGAGTGCCGGTAATAGGACCACTCCCCTACATGGCTGGCGTTGATGCGCGGTATGATTGGGCTGTAGGAAAGCTGGCAGCGAGTAGCGAGATGAAGAAGCTTACGAAGCTGGTGCTGGCATCTGTGAGAGGAACTCGCTGA
- a CDS encoding SDR family oxidoreductase → MVTRKPNRQSVLVTGASGGIGRAICRAFAAAGWYVGVHYHRQKAEAAKTLRAVRVTGGTGGLYQADVREGESVRQMVEMFSDQASPPAAFICNAGIAASSLVLRQQEDAWMSVIHTNLTGTFHCLQAMASPLLIQGGGSIVVIGSHAGYHGSAGQAAYAASKAGLIGLVKTAAQEWGPQNVRVNLVLPGWHRTGLSEGTMPDDPNWPDHALRRPPAIEEVARTIVHMAQLHDLSGQVWNCDSRNV, encoded by the coding sequence ATGGTGACGCGGAAACCAAACCGGCAATCGGTCCTGGTGACGGGAGCATCAGGGGGTATCGGGCGCGCAATTTGCCGGGCCTTTGCGGCAGCCGGTTGGTACGTCGGGGTGCATTATCACCGGCAGAAGGCAGAGGCTGCCAAGACGTTACGCGCCGTCCGCGTGACCGGTGGAACCGGCGGTCTCTATCAAGCGGATGTGCGTGAGGGAGAATCCGTTCGACAGATGGTCGAGATGTTCAGCGATCAGGCGTCACCGCCGGCCGCCTTTATCTGCAATGCAGGGATTGCGGCAAGTAGTCTGGTGCTGCGGCAGCAAGAAGATGCATGGATGAGTGTCATACACACGAATCTCACCGGCACCTTTCATTGTCTTCAGGCGATGGCCTCTCCCCTGCTGATTCAAGGCGGCGGTTCAATTGTCGTGATCGGTTCGCACGCGGGATACCATGGATCAGCCGGTCAAGCAGCGTATGCGGCGTCGAAGGCAGGCTTGATTGGATTGGTCAAGACAGCGGCGCAGGAATGGGGGCCGCAGAACGTACGGGTGAATCTGGTCTTGCCGGGGTGGCATCGGACCGGCCTCTCAGAGGGAACGATGCCCGATGATCCTAACTGGCCTGACCATGCACTCCGTCGTCCACCCGCGATTGAAGAGGTCGCGAGGACGATTGTGCACATGGCGCAGCTCCACGATCTGTCGGGCCAGGTCTGGAATTGCGACAGCCGGAATGTCTGA